The window AAGCAGTCCGCAAGCAGCTTCGAGTAAAGCGAAAAATCTAGCTGATCCAACAGGAACAAGATCTCCGTAACCAACGGATAAAATCGTTTCTCCACTGAAATACATTGCATTCCAGAAAGTCACATTAACGGGATTGCCAGAGGTATTGTTAAGTACAACATGGTTGAGGGATAAAGCATAATAGAGTAGGCCGAAGCTTATTGTGATGCCTAATAGTACAACAAACAATTTGAAAAATAAAACTGAACTAAAGTAGCTGTATTTGTAAGACTTATTAGTGAAAAAATAATAAAGATTCACTACAAAGAAAATAACAGCTAATACGATTAAAAAAGTCGACATCAAACCCCTCCTTGCTAATCTATTCTCCCGAAATCATCTTCCGTAAACATGCTAGGGAGGGGGAGGGAGGTTATTTTAGCTCTTCAATTTCATGCACATTTTTAAAAGGATCTACGAAAGCTGCGTATATATTTGTTTCAGTTTCATTCGGTTCCTCGTGTAAGAACCTTACCCCTTTAGCCTTCAGAGTCTGGAAAGTTTCATTTACTGATGAAACT of the Halalkalibacillus sediminis genome contains:
- a CDS encoding ion channel, translated to MSTFLIVLAVIFFVVNLYYFFTNKSYKYSYFSSVLFFKLFVVLLGITISFGLLYYALSLNHVVLNNTSGNPVNVTFWNAMYFSGETILSVGYGDLVPVGSARFFALLEAACGLLLPTAYFIKALDGSRKNKNEDNYH